A genomic region of Melanotaenia boesemani isolate fMelBoe1 chromosome 13, fMelBoe1.pri, whole genome shotgun sequence contains the following coding sequences:
- the LOC121651039 gene encoding uncharacterized protein LOC121651039, translating into MDILQGRAHGLCPSQQVVLEETEASLEEVEVDPWVAHDQDPLSFRGVPRILRVKEKANEPKPVSVTSGPVVPGDKVYIKEFRRKWNTPRRRGPYTVVRATPTAVQVEGSVAWHHLNHCSLAPTTNNCKTGPGDWSDCTAFSNDQSPKRGSIASHASDEDSPVRADSEFPPDDVVVDIPLVSSSGRDRDLGRDNSTNPDPKQQSPRRPITRAFSRKQRGNCATRERPQ; encoded by the exons ATGGACATTTTGCAAGGGCGTGCCCACGGCTTATGCCCCTCCCagcaggtggtcctggaagaaACGGAGGCTTCcctagaagaggtggaggtggaccCCTGGGTGGCCCACGACCAAGACCCTCTCAGTTTTAGGGGGGTCCCGAGGATCCTGCGGGTAAAG gaaaaagcgaACGAGCCAAAACCAGTCtctgtgacatctggtccagtggTGCCCGGGGATAAGGTGTACATTAAGGAGTTTCGAAGAAAGTGGAACACTCCTAGACGCCGAGGTCCTTACACGGTGGTCCGTGCCACACCGACTGCGGTCCAGGTCGAAGGGAGCGTCGCTTGGCATCATCTGAACCATTGTTCGTTGGCACCTAcgaccaacaactgcaaaacgggCCCTGGGGACTGGTCGGACTGTACAGCGTTCTCAAATGACCAGTCCCCCAAAAGGGGAAGTATCGCCTCGCATGCATCTGACGAAGATAGTCCTGTcagggcagattcagagttCCCGCCCGATGATGTTGTGGTTGACattcctttggtttcttcttctgggcGAGACAGGGATCTCGGCAGGGACAATTCAACCAATCCGGACCCGAAGCAACAGTCACCACGTCGTCCCATCACCAGGGCCTTCTCAAGGAAACAGAGGGGCAACTGCGCAACGAGGGAGCGACCTCAGTGA